One Deltaproteobacteria bacterium DNA window includes the following coding sequences:
- a CDS encoding mechanosensitive ion channel family protein, with protein sequence MTQFFGYSIPVPTWLAVIVFVVVWVALSLLLSRLFQTYVRRWAEKTEARVDKLQVEALHGPLLILLLLIGGRVALGATELTLKVERFATVGISLATALVLIYASVKIYHGLLLEYGQRYEPIKPSLGILNLLGKALIILIGLLITLDSLSISISPLLTTLGIGGLAVALAFKDTLANFFAGLYILADRPIQVGDYIKLEGGPEGYVQEVGWRSTRIRTLPNNIVVIPNSKVSESIITNYFLPERRMSLMLNIAVSYSSNSRRVEEILMEEATRAASEIEGLLAEPAPIVRFIPGFGESALNFTLICQVREFVDQYYVQHELRHRIFERFRKEGIEIPFPQRTVHLRKEGI encoded by the coding sequence TTGACTCAATTTTTTGGATACTCCATCCCGGTTCCAACTTGGTTGGCCGTAATCGTCTTTGTAGTCGTCTGGGTCGCCTTGAGTCTATTGCTTTCGCGGTTATTTCAAACCTATGTTCGGCGATGGGCTGAAAAGACAGAGGCCCGCGTAGATAAATTGCAGGTGGAAGCTCTTCACGGACCCCTTCTGATCTTACTCCTGCTCATTGGCGGGCGGGTGGCTCTGGGGGCCACGGAACTAACCCTCAAGGTAGAGCGGTTCGCTACGGTAGGGATCTCCCTGGCCACGGCATTGGTACTGATTTACGCCAGCGTCAAGATCTACCATGGGCTTCTCTTAGAATACGGGCAGCGCTATGAACCGATTAAACCTTCTCTGGGCATCCTAAACCTTTTGGGCAAGGCCTTAATTATCCTCATCGGGCTCCTGATTACCCTGGACAGCCTGAGCATCTCCATTAGCCCCCTGCTGACTACCCTGGGAATTGGAGGATTGGCCGTGGCTTTAGCCTTCAAGGATACATTAGCCAACTTCTTTGCCGGGCTCTACATCCTGGCGGATCGGCCCATTCAGGTGGGGGACTACATAAAATTAGAAGGAGGACCGGAAGGGTATGTGCAGGAAGTGGGTTGGCGATCCACACGCATCCGGACCCTCCCCAATAATATCGTTGTCATCCCTAATTCCAAGGTCTCCGAAAGTATTATTACCAACTATTTCCTCCCGGAACGGCGCATGTCCTTGATGCTGAACATTGCCGTCAGCTACAGCAGCAATTCCAGAAGGGTGGAGGAGATCCTGATGGAAGAAGCCACCCGGGCAGCCTCAGAAATTGAAGGTCTTCTGGCCGAACCCGCCCCCATTGTGCGATTCATCCCCGGCTTTGGGGAGTCTGCCCTGAATTTTACGCTCATCTGCCAGGTGCGGGAGTTCGTGGATCAGTATTACGTCCAGCATGAGCTTCGCCATCGCATTTTTGAGAGATTCAGAAAAGAAGGCATAGAGATCCCTTTTCCCCAAAGAACGGTTCATTTGCGGAAAGAAGGGATTTGA
- a CDS encoding LapA family protein codes for MSPKVIGLIILLIFLVIFAVQNTQPVAVKLLFWEISTSAVLTILVSYLVGFLTGWLVSVLKPGGEKD; via the coding sequence ATGAGTCCCAAAGTCATAGGATTGATCATTCTTCTTATTTTTCTGGTAATTTTTGCCGTCCAGAATACCCAGCCTGTGGCTGTCAAGTTGCTTTTCTGGGAAATTTCCACTTCCGCCGTTTTAACCATTTTAGTAAGTTATCTGGTTGGATTTTTAACGGGCTGGTTGGTGAGCGTACTGAAACCTGGCGGGGAAAAAGATTAA
- a CDS encoding response regulator → MEKVLCVDDDLSLLRLYQDELSEEGYKVVLAKDGKEALAKFEKEKPQVVVMDIRMPVMDGIETLTAMMGKDRQVPVILNTAYPQYRDNFMTWGAEAYVIKSSDLTELKQKIREVLNKRKKQAKS, encoded by the coding sequence ATGGAAAAAGTCCTTTGTGTGGATGATGACCTCAGCCTTCTTCGTCTTTATCAGGATGAACTGAGCGAGGAAGGGTATAAAGTGGTTCTGGCCAAAGACGGAAAAGAGGCGCTGGCCAAATTCGAAAAAGAAAAGCCCCAAGTGGTGGTCATGGACATCCGCATGCCGGTCATGGACGGCATCGAAACTCTGACCGCCATGATGGGCAAAGACCGCCAGGTCCCGGTCATCTTGAACACCGCCTATCCCCAGTACCGGGATAATTTCATGACCTGGGGAGCGGAAGCCTACGTGATTAAATCTTCTGATCTCACCGAGCTTAAACAAAAAATCCGGGAAGTTCTGAACAAGCGGAAGAAGCAAGCGAAATCTTGA